From the genome of Adhaeribacter pallidiroseus:
AATGGCTCTAACTGCATTTTCCAGCGGTAAGCCCGGCTACAATATCCGGCAAAGGCTAACAGCAACGAAACGCCGATCCAGAAATAATTTATGTGCTGTAATTGCTTCCAGACTAAGGTAAAATCAATACCTTTTAAGGCGTACCACATGAGTAACACGGATAAGCTTATTAAGAGAATGTATTTACTAACAGTAACCAGCGTTTTCATACGAATAATGCGGTTAAACCAGCCGGTTATTTTGATCCGGGAAGATGAGCGTTGGCTGATGCGATTTTGCTTCCAGAAAATCAATCTGGCAATAAGATATAACAATCACAATGTCGCCAACCTGTACTTTACGAGCGGCCGGTCCATTCAGACAAACCACGCCGGAGCCCCGTTCACCTTTAATCACGTAGGTTTCAAAACGCTCGCCATTATTGATATTTACAATCTGTACTTTTTCATTTTCCACTAAATTAGCGGCATCAATCAAATCTTCATCAATGGTAATGCTACCCACGTAATGGAGCTCCGCTTGGGTAACTTTAACCCGATGAATTTTTGATTTTAAGACTTCTATTAACATTTTTTTAAATTTTTTAAAAATGGGAGCGCAAAGGTAGGCAATTTGTGCTAGGTTATAACTATGAGCTATCCCAAGGGTACCCGGGGCTTTTGCTATTAAATCACTGCCTTATGGCACTTCCACTACAATATTATCAATCAGGCGTACGTTGCCGATATAAGCAGCCAAGCATAACGCGGTAGGCCTGGTAAAATCCGAAATAGGCTGTAATGTTTCCGCATCTACTATCTCGAAGTACTCCAACTTAATCCCCGGGTATTGCTGTAAGAACGTATTTACCTGTAATATAATTTCCTGCAATGGCACCTGCTTGTCTTTCACCAAAACGACTGCTAGTTGCAAGGCTTCGTAAAGCCGGGGAGCTATCCGGCGTGCAGCCGTTGATAAACGCTGATTTCGGGACGACATAGCTAAGCCATCGGCTTCACGTACAATCTCGTGGCAAACTAATTCCAGGTCAAAGCTTAAATCGCGCACTAACTGCCGGATAATGGCAAACTGTTGCAAATCTTTTTGGCCAAAATAAGCTCTGTGCGGTTTAATCAAATGGAATAGTTTACTTACTACAGTTGCTACTCCATTAAAATGCCCAGGCCGGTAAAAACCTTCCATTATTTGTTCTAAAGCTCCAAAATTAAATTTCAATAATGCCGGTTGGGTATACATTTCCGAAGCGTCGGGCATAAACAAGATATTGCAATTATTCTGTTGCAGTAAGGTTATATCCTGCTCTATTGTTTTGGGGTATAGCCGGTAATCTTCTGAATTATTAAACTGAATTGGATTTACAAAAATGCTGCATATTGTAGTAGTATTGTGCTGAACTGCTGTACGTAATAATTCTAAATGCCCGGCATGTAAGGCCCCCATCGTGGGTACAAACCCAATGGTTTTCCCGGCAGCTCGTAATGTTTCTGTAAGATTTTTAATTTCTGAGAGATGCGTAACTACTTGCATTAATTCTTGATAATGTTTAGCCGAAAAACTGGTTAGCTTAAGTTTTAGGTAAATAAATTGAAAATATGATAAAATTTTTGTAATTTTGTGCTGCCGAATAGTGTGTCAATTATTCACCACAATTAAACTAGTCAAAACCCATGTCAAAACTACGCATTTTGTACGCTGCTACAGAGATTAATCCGTTTTTGCAAACCACCCAGGTTGCTGAGTTTTTAAGGATGTTGCCCCAGGGGATGCAGGAACGCGGAATGGAAATTCGGATTTTTGTTCCGAGGTTTGGATTAATTAACGAGCGTAAAAATCGTTTGCACGAAGTGGTGCGGTTGTCTGGTATTAACATTGCCGTAGGAGAAGAAGAAAAGCCGCTGATTATTAAAGTTGCTTCTATCCCAAATGCAAAGTTACAGGTATATTTTATAGATAACGAAGACTATTTTCACCGGAAATCAGTTTTAGTCGATAAAGACAATAAATTCCATACCGACAATGATGAGCGGGCTATTTTCTTTTGCAAAGGTGTACTGGAGACTGTTAAGAAATTAGGCTGGTCGCCGGATATTGTGCATTGCAACGACTGGATGACGGGTTTAATTCCGATGTATTTAAAAACCACTTACAAGAAGGATCCTATTTTTAAAGATGCCAAATCTATTTTTACCGTTTATAATAACGAATTTGACTATAAATTCGAGGGCGATTTGCTGGAAAAAGTAAAAATGTTGGATATTGAGGATGATATGCTAACGCATTTGAAAACCGCTGATTTTGGCGGGTTCGTGAAAGTTGGTATGGAATATGCAGATTTAGTATCTAAGTCGCACGAAGAAAATTTTAGCGAGAACATCAACACTTTGTTTACGGAATTTTGTTCTACTAAACCAATCAACCAAATTGATTCCTCAGACGAAAATTTTTTAGATTCTTATTACAATCTTTATAATGAATTGGCTAATTAAGCTTAAGCGACCTGCTCTTTTTGTTTTATCTGTTATTACTTTTTTTTCCTGCGATGATTCCAACACGTTAGGCACTTCTTACGAAGGCAATCCGGTTGATGCTTCTTTTACTGATTCAGTAAGTGTTACGGCTTCTACTGTATTAGCCAATGATTCAATTGTAGGTTATAGAAACGGAAATCTATTAGTTGGTAAATTTACAACAGAAAAATTAGGCACTACTACGGCCCAATCCTATTTACCTATTGGTCCGACTGGAGGTAGTATTAGCGCCAATAATGGAAGTCCAGATTCGGTAGTATTAATGTTAGATTATGATGAGTATTACGGAGATACTACTCAAAATTATTCGATAGAAGTACGTGAACTAGGTACTACTTTCCGTTCTGATGCTACGTATTATACAAACAACAACAACAGCCTGGAAGCGCTACCTAGTTTAATAGGTTCACTTACCTTTGTTCCCAAACCCAAACGTACAAATTCTAAAACATCTTCTTCTGGTGTAGTAACTAAAACATCAGTGCCTGTTCGGATGAAGTTGAGTAATGAGTTGGGTCAGCGAATATTGGGCTTGCCGAGTACCACATTAAGTAGTACAGCAGAGTTTGCTAAAATCTTCAAGGGTATTGTGCTTAGTCCAGGCCCAAATACTAAATCAGCTTTAGGCTTTGCGCCCGATGCCGATAGTACGTATTTGCGAATTTATTATACTTCTACAGATAATAAAAAGCAAAAGTATGATCTAAACATAAGTGGCGGCAACGATCGCTTGAACGAAATTTCGCATGATTTTGCAGGTAGTGCACTTACATCATTAAATAAAGCAGGCGATTCTATTTCGTCGGTTGCGGCAGGTAATGAGGCTTATTTGCAGGAAAGTACCGGTATTGTTACAAAAATTACTTTTCCTTACCTTAATCGGTTTAGAGAAAAGTTAAATACAAATGATGTTGCTGTTAACCGGGCCGAGTTAATTATTCCAGTAAAAGATAATCCTAACTATTTGCCTTCGCCAGCCGCTTATCTGGTTGAAACGAACAAAACCAACCGGATTTTAAAATCAAACCGCTTACCTCGGGTTGTGATCGAAGATCCGCTGGAAACGACTTCCCGGGGTGAAAGTGGCACCCAGGCGGCGGCTATTCGCTACAATAAAGATAAAAAAGCTTATATCGTTAATGTTACCAAATACGTCCAGGATGTAATATATCAAAGACAATCTGCTAGTGGTAAGTTATTAAGCAATAGTTTATTACTAGTACCCACTTCCCGAACCGGTAGTTTAGATCCTAGAGGAAGCACTGTTCTGGAAGCAACCGGCCTTTATTCATCTATTCTGCAAACAGGAGGAACAAACAACATAAAGCTTCGCCTTTACTTTTCTAAAACGAACTAGTAAACCTCTCGAATGATTAATTTTTAATCCATTAAAATATAAATTTATGTGCGGCATTGTAGCATATGTGGGGCATCGGGAAGCCTGCCCTATTATTATCAAAGGTTTAAAGCGCCTGGAATATCGCGGCTATGATAGTGCCGGTATTGCCTTATTAAACGGTAACCTTAATGTTTACAAGAAAAAAGGGAAAGTAAGCGAACTCGAAAGTTTTATCTCGGATAAAGATACGCATAGCCATATTGGTATGGGCCATACCCGGTGGGCAACGCATGGTGAACCAAATGATGTAAACGCGCACCCGCATTATTCTAGTTCCAGAAAGATAGCAATCATTCATAATGGTATTATCGAGAACTATGGTTCACTTAAGCAACACTTAAAAAATAAAGGTTACGAGTTTCACAGCGATACTGACTCGGAAGTATTTATTAACTTAATCGAGGATATTCGCGAGAATAATAATATTTCATTGCCAGAAGCGGTACGGTTGGCTTTGCACGAAGTAGTAGGTGCTTACGCCATTGTAGTCATCTCTCACGATTCGCCAAATCAGTTAATTGCCGCTCGGAAAGGTAGCCCTTTGGTAATTGGCGTGGGTAAAGATGAATTCTTTTTAGCCTCCGATGCTACTCCTATTATTGAATATACCAACGAGGTAGTTTACTTAAACGATTATGAGTTAGCCGTCATTCGGGATGGGCAACTAGATATTCGTACCCGCGAAGATGTGGCCCAAACCCCTTATATTCAAAAGCTAGAGCTCGAACTGGAATCCATTGAAAAGGTGGTTACCCGCACTTCATGTTAAAAGAAATTTTTGAACAACCGCGGTCTATTCTGGACAGCATGCGGGGCCGGTTAGTAGCCGAAACCAGTCACTTGGTTATGGCTAGTGTAATCGAGTTCGAAAATAAATTTAAAAATGCTGATCGGATCATTATTGTGGCCTGTGGTACGTCGTGGCACGCGGGTTTAGTAGCGGAATATTTAATTGAAGAGTTTGCCCGCGTACCCGTAGAAGTAGAATATGCTTCTGAGTTCCGCTACCGGAACCCTATTATTAAAGAAGGTGATATTGTAATAGCTATTTCTCAATCTGGTGAAACAGCCGATACCTTGGCAGCCATAGAACTGGCTAAATCCAAAGGAGCCATGATCTTTGGAGTTTGTAACGTGGTAGGTTCTTCCATCGCCCGTGCTACCGATGCGGGTGCTTACACCCACGCTGGACCAGAGATTGGGGTAGCCAGTACAAAAGCATTCACGGCGCAGGTAACGGTGTTAACGCTGTTGGCTATGATGATTGCGGAAAAGCGAGGTACTATTGAAACATCTATGCTGCGGCAACTGATGATGGAGATGGAACAAATTCCTGCAAAAGTGGAGCGAGCGCTGCAACTGGATACCGAAATCAAAGTAATCTCGGAGATATTTAAAGATGCAGCTAACTTCCTGT
Proteins encoded in this window:
- the panD gene encoding aspartate 1-decarboxylase → MLIEVLKSKIHRVKVTQAELHYVGSITIDEDLIDAANLVENEKVQIVNINNGERFETYVIKGERGSGVVCLNGPAARKVQVGDIVIVISYCQIDFLEAKSHQPTLIFPDQNNRLV
- the panC gene encoding pantoate--beta-alanine ligase, with protein sequence MQVVTHLSEIKNLTETLRAAGKTIGFVPTMGALHAGHLELLRTAVQHNTTTICSIFVNPIQFNNSEDYRLYPKTIEQDITLLQQNNCNILFMPDASEMYTQPALLKFNFGALEQIMEGFYRPGHFNGVATVVSKLFHLIKPHRAYFGQKDLQQFAIIRQLVRDLSFDLELVCHEIVREADGLAMSSRNQRLSTAARRIAPRLYEALQLAVVLVKDKQVPLQEIILQVNTFLQQYPGIKLEYFEIVDAETLQPISDFTRPTALCLAAYIGNVRLIDNIVVEVP
- a CDS encoding glycogen/starch synthase; this translates as MSKLRILYAATEINPFLQTTQVAEFLRMLPQGMQERGMEIRIFVPRFGLINERKNRLHEVVRLSGINIAVGEEEKPLIIKVASIPNAKLQVYFIDNEDYFHRKSVLVDKDNKFHTDNDERAIFFCKGVLETVKKLGWSPDIVHCNDWMTGLIPMYLKTTYKKDPIFKDAKSIFTVYNNEFDYKFEGDLLEKVKMLDIEDDMLTHLKTADFGGFVKVGMEYADLVSKSHEENFSENINTLFTEFCSTKPINQIDSSDENFLDSYYNLYNELAN
- a CDS encoding DUF4270 family protein, with protein sequence MNWLIKLKRPALFVLSVITFFSCDDSNTLGTSYEGNPVDASFTDSVSVTASTVLANDSIVGYRNGNLLVGKFTTEKLGTTTAQSYLPIGPTGGSISANNGSPDSVVLMLDYDEYYGDTTQNYSIEVRELGTTFRSDATYYTNNNNSLEALPSLIGSLTFVPKPKRTNSKTSSSGVVTKTSVPVRMKLSNELGQRILGLPSTTLSSTAEFAKIFKGIVLSPGPNTKSALGFAPDADSTYLRIYYTSTDNKKQKYDLNISGGNDRLNEISHDFAGSALTSLNKAGDSISSVAAGNEAYLQESTGIVTKITFPYLNRFREKLNTNDVAVNRAELIIPVKDNPNYLPSPAAYLVETNKTNRILKSNRLPRVVIEDPLETTSRGESGTQAAAIRYNKDKKAYIVNVTKYVQDVIYQRQSASGKLLSNSLLLVPTSRTGSLDPRGSTVLEATGLYSSILQTGGTNNIKLRLYFSKTN